From Symphalangus syndactylus isolate Jambi chromosome 17, NHGRI_mSymSyn1-v2.1_pri, whole genome shotgun sequence, one genomic window encodes:
- the SELENOV gene encoding selenoprotein V isoform X4, producing the protein MNNQARTPAPSSARTSTAVRASTPTRTPTPPRTLTVVRTRTPIRTLTPVLTPSPAGTPTPVLTPAPAQIPTLVPTPTLARIPRLVPPPALAWIPTPVPTPAPVRNPTPVPTPARTLTPPVRVPAPAPAQVLAGIRAALPVLDSYLAPALPLDPPPEPAPELPLSPEEDPEPAPSLKLIPSVSSEAGPAPGPLPARTPLAANSPRPTLDFTFRADPSATGLADSPIPGPVPAPILGTIPSAISLQNSTETFASSSENLALDKRVLIRVTYCGLUSYSLRYILLKKSLEQQFPNHLLFRGDGFVNESRLQKIVSVIDEEIKKR; encoded by the exons ATGAATAACCAGGCGCGGACCCCAGCCCCCTCCTCGGCGCGGACTTCAACCGCAGTCCGGGCTTCTACCCCGACCCGGACGCCCACTCCACCCCGGACCCTGACTGTGGTCCGGACTCGGACCCCCATCCGGACCCTGACTCCAGTCCTGACTCCGTCTCCAGCCGGGACTCCCACTCCGGTCCTGACTCCCGCTCCAGCCCAGATCCCCACTCTGGTCCCCACTCCCACTCTGGCCCGGATCCCCCGTCTGGTTCCGCCTCCTGCTCTGGCCTGGATCCCTACTCCGGTCCCGACTCCTGCTCCCGTCCGGAACCCAACTCCGGTCCCGACCCCGGCTCGGACCCTGACTCCTCCAGTCCgggtcccagccccagccccagcccaggtcCTGGCAGGGATTCGGGCCGCGCTCCCCGTCTTGGACTCCTACCTGGCCCCGGCCCTACCTTTGGATCCGCCCCCGGAACCTGCTCCGGAGCTGCCTTTGTCGCCCGAGGAGGACCCTGAGCCGGCGCCGAGCCTGAAGCTCATCCCGTCGGTCTCCAGCGAGGCCGGGCCCGCCCCGGGGCCCCTACCCGCGCGCACCCCGCTGGCTGCGAACTCACCCAGGCCCACCCTGGACTTCACCTTCAGAGCAGACCCATCGGCCACCGGGCTGGCGGATTCCCCCATTCCCGGTCCTGTCCCCGCGCCCATCCTGGGGACCATCCCGTCGGCCATCTCCTTACAGAATTCTACGGAAACCTTCGCCTCCTCCAGCGAGAACTTAGCGCTGGACAAGAGGGTCCTGATTCGAGTGACCTACTG TGGCCTCTGAAGCTATAGCCTTCGG TACATTCTACTGAAAAAGAGCCTGGAGCAGCAATTTCCAAATCACCTACTCTTT AGGGGTGATGGCTTTGTGAACGAGTCCAGACTGCAGAAAATTGTGAGCGTTATCGATGAGGAGATCAAGAAAAGGTAG
- the SELENOV gene encoding selenoprotein V isoform X3 — MNNQARTPAPSSARTSTAVRASTPTRTPTPPRTLTVVRTRTPIRTLTPVLTPSPAGTPTPVLTPAPAQIPTLVPTPTLARIPRLVPPPALAWIPTPVPTPAPVRNPTPVPTPARTLTPPVRVPAPAPAQVLAGIRAALPVLDSYLAPALPLDPPPEPAPELPLSPEEDPEPAPSLKLIPSVSSEAGPAPGPLPARTPLAANSPRPTLDFTFRADPSATGLADSPIPGPVPAPILGTIPSAISLQNSTETFASSSENLALDKRVLIRVTYCGLUSYSLRYILLKKSLEQQFPNHLLFRGDGFVNESRLQKIVSVIDEEIKKRSLSGMMRRAEMLPSQVLF; from the exons ATGAATAACCAGGCGCGGACCCCAGCCCCCTCCTCGGCGCGGACTTCAACCGCAGTCCGGGCTTCTACCCCGACCCGGACGCCCACTCCACCCCGGACCCTGACTGTGGTCCGGACTCGGACCCCCATCCGGACCCTGACTCCAGTCCTGACTCCGTCTCCAGCCGGGACTCCCACTCCGGTCCTGACTCCCGCTCCAGCCCAGATCCCCACTCTGGTCCCCACTCCCACTCTGGCCCGGATCCCCCGTCTGGTTCCGCCTCCTGCTCTGGCCTGGATCCCTACTCCGGTCCCGACTCCTGCTCCCGTCCGGAACCCAACTCCGGTCCCGACCCCGGCTCGGACCCTGACTCCTCCAGTCCgggtcccagccccagccccagcccaggtcCTGGCAGGGATTCGGGCCGCGCTCCCCGTCTTGGACTCCTACCTGGCCCCGGCCCTACCTTTGGATCCGCCCCCGGAACCTGCTCCGGAGCTGCCTTTGTCGCCCGAGGAGGACCCTGAGCCGGCGCCGAGCCTGAAGCTCATCCCGTCGGTCTCCAGCGAGGCCGGGCCCGCCCCGGGGCCCCTACCCGCGCGCACCCCGCTGGCTGCGAACTCACCCAGGCCCACCCTGGACTTCACCTTCAGAGCAGACCCATCGGCCACCGGGCTGGCGGATTCCCCCATTCCCGGTCCTGTCCCCGCGCCCATCCTGGGGACCATCCCGTCGGCCATCTCCTTACAGAATTCTACGGAAACCTTCGCCTCCTCCAGCGAGAACTTAGCGCTGGACAAGAGGGTCCTGATTCGAGTGACCTACTG TGGCCTCTGAAGCTATAGCCTTCGG TACATTCTACTGAAAAAGAGCCTGGAGCAGCAATTTCCAAATCACCTACTCTTT AGGGGTGATGGCTTTGTGAACGAGTCCAGACTGCAGAAAATTGTGAGCGTTATCGATGAGGAGATCAAGAAAAG GAGTCTCAGCGGGATGATGAGAAGGGCTGAAATGTTGCCAAGTCAGGTCCTTTTCTGA
- the EID2B gene encoding EP300-interacting inhibitor of differentiation 2B, producing MAEPTGLSEMSELPGDSSVPQVGTASGVTDVLRGAVGGGVRVQEAREGPVAEAARSMARVPGPVPGPTRSSVPGLAPAPDPHQQLTFLEINRQLLFREYLDGSPMIPVRLLRDFEERRRLFVEACKAREAAFDADPPQMDFAAVAFTVALTASEALSPLAD from the coding sequence ATGGCGGAGCCGACTGGGCTGTCGGAGATGTCCGAGCTCCCCGGAGACAGCAGTGTCCCACAGGTGGGCACAGCGAGTGGCGTCACCGACGTACTGCGGGGGGCAGTCGGCGGCGGGGTTCGGGTGCAGGAGGCCCGGGAAGGCCCAGTGGCCGAAGCTGCGCGGTCCATGGCGCGGGTGCCGGGCCCTGTGCCCGGGCCCACCCGCAGCAGCGTCCCGGGCCTAGCGCCCGCGCCAGACCCCCATCAGCAGCTCACTTTCTTAGAAATTAACCGGCAGCTGTTGTTCCGCGAGTATCTGGATGGTAGCCCCATGATTCCGGTCAGATTACTACGGGATTTCGAGGAACGCCGCAGGCTGTTTGTGGAAGCCTGCAAGGCGAGGGAAGCAGCCTTTGACGCGGATCCCCCGCAGATGGACTTCGCTGCTGTCGCGTTTACGGTAGCGCTGACTGCCTCCGAGGCCCTCAGTCCTCTGGCCGACTGA
- the SELENOV gene encoding selenoprotein V isoform X2 — MNNQARTPAPSSARTSTAVRASTPTRTPTPPRTLTVVRTRTPIRTLTPVLTPSPAGTPTPVLTPAPAQIPTLVPTPTLARIPRLVPPPALAWIPTPVPTPAPVRNPTPVPTPARTLTPPVRVPAPAPAQVLAGIRAALPVLDSYLAPALPLDPPPEPAPELPLSPEEDPEPAPSLKLIPSVSSEAGPAPGPLPARTPLAANSPRPTLDFTFRADPSATGLADSPIPGPVPAPILGTIPSAISLQNSTETFASSSENLALDKRVLIRVTYCGLUSYSLRYILLKKSLEQQFPNHLLFEEDRAAQTTGEFEVFVNGRLVHSKKRGDGFVNESRLQKIVSVIDEEIKKR, encoded by the exons ATGAATAACCAGGCGCGGACCCCAGCCCCCTCCTCGGCGCGGACTTCAACCGCAGTCCGGGCTTCTACCCCGACCCGGACGCCCACTCCACCCCGGACCCTGACTGTGGTCCGGACTCGGACCCCCATCCGGACCCTGACTCCAGTCCTGACTCCGTCTCCAGCCGGGACTCCCACTCCGGTCCTGACTCCCGCTCCAGCCCAGATCCCCACTCTGGTCCCCACTCCCACTCTGGCCCGGATCCCCCGTCTGGTTCCGCCTCCTGCTCTGGCCTGGATCCCTACTCCGGTCCCGACTCCTGCTCCCGTCCGGAACCCAACTCCGGTCCCGACCCCGGCTCGGACCCTGACTCCTCCAGTCCgggtcccagccccagccccagcccaggtcCTGGCAGGGATTCGGGCCGCGCTCCCCGTCTTGGACTCCTACCTGGCCCCGGCCCTACCTTTGGATCCGCCCCCGGAACCTGCTCCGGAGCTGCCTTTGTCGCCCGAGGAGGACCCTGAGCCGGCGCCGAGCCTGAAGCTCATCCCGTCGGTCTCCAGCGAGGCCGGGCCCGCCCCGGGGCCCCTACCCGCGCGCACCCCGCTGGCTGCGAACTCACCCAGGCCCACCCTGGACTTCACCTTCAGAGCAGACCCATCGGCCACCGGGCTGGCGGATTCCCCCATTCCCGGTCCTGTCCCCGCGCCCATCCTGGGGACCATCCCGTCGGCCATCTCCTTACAGAATTCTACGGAAACCTTCGCCTCCTCCAGCGAGAACTTAGCGCTGGACAAGAGGGTCCTGATTCGAGTGACCTACTG TGGCCTCTGAAGCTATAGCCTTCGG TACATTCTACTGAAAAAGAGCCTGGAGCAGCAATTTCCAAATCACCTACTCTTT GAGGAGGACAGAGCTGCCCAGACTACAGGGGAGTTTGAGGTGTTTGTGAACGGGAGACTGGTCCATTCCAAGAAG AGGGGTGATGGCTTTGTGAACGAGTCCAGACTGCAGAAAATTGTGAGCGTTATCGATGAGGAGATCAAGAAAAGGTAG
- the SELENOV gene encoding selenoprotein V isoform X1: MNNQARTPAPSSARTSTAVRASTPTRTPTPPRTLTVVRTRTPIRTLTPVLTPSPAGTPTPVLTPAPAQIPTLVPTPTLARIPRLVPPPALAWIPTPVPTPAPVRNPTPVPTPARTLTPPVRVPAPAPAQVLAGIRAALPVLDSYLAPALPLDPPPEPAPELPLSPEEDPEPAPSLKLIPSVSSEAGPAPGPLPARTPLAANSPRPTLDFTFRADPSATGLADSPIPGPVPAPILGTIPSAISLQNSTETFASSSENLALDKRVLIRVTYCGLUSYSLRYILLKKSLEQQFPNHLLFEEDRAAQTTGEFEVFVNGRLVHSKKRGDGFVNESRLQKIVSVIDEEIKKRSLSGMMRRAEMLPSQVLF; this comes from the exons ATGAATAACCAGGCGCGGACCCCAGCCCCCTCCTCGGCGCGGACTTCAACCGCAGTCCGGGCTTCTACCCCGACCCGGACGCCCACTCCACCCCGGACCCTGACTGTGGTCCGGACTCGGACCCCCATCCGGACCCTGACTCCAGTCCTGACTCCGTCTCCAGCCGGGACTCCCACTCCGGTCCTGACTCCCGCTCCAGCCCAGATCCCCACTCTGGTCCCCACTCCCACTCTGGCCCGGATCCCCCGTCTGGTTCCGCCTCCTGCTCTGGCCTGGATCCCTACTCCGGTCCCGACTCCTGCTCCCGTCCGGAACCCAACTCCGGTCCCGACCCCGGCTCGGACCCTGACTCCTCCAGTCCgggtcccagccccagccccagcccaggtcCTGGCAGGGATTCGGGCCGCGCTCCCCGTCTTGGACTCCTACCTGGCCCCGGCCCTACCTTTGGATCCGCCCCCGGAACCTGCTCCGGAGCTGCCTTTGTCGCCCGAGGAGGACCCTGAGCCGGCGCCGAGCCTGAAGCTCATCCCGTCGGTCTCCAGCGAGGCCGGGCCCGCCCCGGGGCCCCTACCCGCGCGCACCCCGCTGGCTGCGAACTCACCCAGGCCCACCCTGGACTTCACCTTCAGAGCAGACCCATCGGCCACCGGGCTGGCGGATTCCCCCATTCCCGGTCCTGTCCCCGCGCCCATCCTGGGGACCATCCCGTCGGCCATCTCCTTACAGAATTCTACGGAAACCTTCGCCTCCTCCAGCGAGAACTTAGCGCTGGACAAGAGGGTCCTGATTCGAGTGACCTACTG TGGCCTCTGAAGCTATAGCCTTCGG TACATTCTACTGAAAAAGAGCCTGGAGCAGCAATTTCCAAATCACCTACTCTTT GAGGAGGACAGAGCTGCCCAGACTACAGGGGAGTTTGAGGTGTTTGTGAACGGGAGACTGGTCCATTCCAAGAAG AGGGGTGATGGCTTTGTGAACGAGTCCAGACTGCAGAAAATTGTGAGCGTTATCGATGAGGAGATCAAGAAAAG GAGTCTCAGCGGGATGATGAGAAGGGCTGAAATGTTGCCAAGTCAGGTCCTTTTCTGA
- the EID2 gene encoding EP300-interacting inhibitor of differentiation 2 has product MSKLPADSNVPQTGAANGDRDVPQAEVGRGRREPAPAQPEEAGEGAMAAARGGPVPAAREGRMAAARGAPAAAARGAPVAAAALARAAAAGRESPAAAAAREARMAEVARLLGEPVDEEGPEGRPRSRHGNGGLAALPYLRLRHPLSVLGINYQQFLRHYLENYPIAPGRIQELEERRRRFVEACRAREAAFDAEYQRNPHRVDLDILTFTIALTASEVINPLIEELGCDKFINRE; this is encoded by the coding sequence ATGTCCAAGCTGCCCGCAGACAGCAATGTCCCCCAGACAGGCGCGGCGAATGGTGACAGAGACGTCCCGCAGGCGGAGGTAGGCCGCGGGAGGCGGGAGCCGGCCCCGGCACAGCCTGAGGAGGCCGGGGAAGGCGCGATGGCGGCGGCCAGGGGAGGCCCGGTGCCGGCGGCCAGGGAAGGTCGGATGGCGGCGGCTAGGGGAGCCCCGGCGGCGGCAGCCAGGGGAGCCCCGGTGGCAGCGGCGGCGTTGGCCAGGGCAGCCGCGGCGGGCAGGGAAagcccggcggcggcggcggccaggGAAGCCCGGATGGCGGAGGTCGCCCGCTTGCTGGGGGAGCCAGTGGACGAAGAGGGTCCCGAGGGCAGGCCCAGGTCCAGGCACGGGAACGGAGGCCTGGCTGCGTTGCCCTATCTCCGTCTCCGCCACCCACTTAGCGTTTTAGGAATCAATTACCAGCAGTTTCTCCGCCACTATCTGGAAAATTACCCGATTGCTCCCGGCAGAATACAAGAGCTTGAAGAACGCCGCAGGCGATTCGTGGAAGCCTGCAGAGCAAGGGAAGCAGCGTTTGATGCCGAATATCAGCGAAATCCTCACAGGGTGGACCTCGATATTTTAACCTTTACGATAGCTCTGACTGCCTCTGAAGTTATCAACCCTCTGATAGAAGAACTTGGTTGCGATAAGTTTATCAATAGAGAATAG
- the SELENOV gene encoding selenoprotein V isoform X5, with protein sequence MNNQARTPAPSSARTSTAVRASTPTRTPTPPRTLTVVRTRTPIRTLTPVLTPSPAGTPTPVLTPAPAQIPTLVPTPTLARIPRLVPPPALAWIPTPVPTPAPVRNPTPVPTPARTLTPPVRVPAPAPAQVLAGIRAALPVLDSYLAPALPLDPPPEPAPELPLSPEEDPEPAPSLKLIPSVSSEAGPAPGPLPARTPLAANSPRPTLDFTFRADPSATGLADSPIPGPVPAPILGTIPSAISLQNSTETFASSSENLALDKRVLIRVTYWWSLPLSVSPPHSLSLSLLFVFVFRTSLALLPRLECSGAITAHCSLNL encoded by the exons ATGAATAACCAGGCGCGGACCCCAGCCCCCTCCTCGGCGCGGACTTCAACCGCAGTCCGGGCTTCTACCCCGACCCGGACGCCCACTCCACCCCGGACCCTGACTGTGGTCCGGACTCGGACCCCCATCCGGACCCTGACTCCAGTCCTGACTCCGTCTCCAGCCGGGACTCCCACTCCGGTCCTGACTCCCGCTCCAGCCCAGATCCCCACTCTGGTCCCCACTCCCACTCTGGCCCGGATCCCCCGTCTGGTTCCGCCTCCTGCTCTGGCCTGGATCCCTACTCCGGTCCCGACTCCTGCTCCCGTCCGGAACCCAACTCCGGTCCCGACCCCGGCTCGGACCCTGACTCCTCCAGTCCgggtcccagccccagccccagcccaggtcCTGGCAGGGATTCGGGCCGCGCTCCCCGTCTTGGACTCCTACCTGGCCCCGGCCCTACCTTTGGATCCGCCCCCGGAACCTGCTCCGGAGCTGCCTTTGTCGCCCGAGGAGGACCCTGAGCCGGCGCCGAGCCTGAAGCTCATCCCGTCGGTCTCCAGCGAGGCCGGGCCCGCCCCGGGGCCCCTACCCGCGCGCACCCCGCTGGCTGCGAACTCACCCAGGCCCACCCTGGACTTCACCTTCAGAGCAGACCCATCGGCCACCGGGCTGGCGGATTCCCCCATTCCCGGTCCTGTCCCCGCGCCCATCCTGGGGACCATCCCGTCGGCCATCTCCTTACAGAATTCTACGGAAACCTTCGCCTCCTCCAGCGAGAACTTAGCGCTGGACAAGAGGGTCCTGATTCGAGTGACCTACTG GTGGTCTCTCCCACTCTCTGTCTCCccacctcactctctctctctctctcttttgtttgtgtttgtgtttcgGACAAGTCTTgctttactgcccaggctggagtgcagtggtgcaatcactgctcactgcagcctcaacctctag